The Cryptococcus deuterogattii R265 chromosome 4, complete sequence genome segment TCGTTATACAGCGAGAGAGTACGGCAGTTATCACCTTTCTTGGTTGACTCCGGTATGCACTCGAAACCTCAAAAATGGCCGCATCTATCAACCAATCCCAGCCTGTAACATTCTCATCtgatcaagaagagaattCTTCGATCGCTCAATCCCTTGCAGCTAGGCGACGGCGGTCACTAGCTTCAATTCTGCGAGACTTCCGACTTGGCCACGCTCATCCAGGAAATAAAACAACCAGAGAAAGTGCCGTGCAAGAAGAATcagaacaagaagaagaagaagggggaggagacGATGAATATGATCATCCAGAGAGGGTGGATACCGTTGACCTGGAGGCTTACAAACGTGCCATGGGTGATGCGATAAAGATGCTGCAAGGCGGGGAGATCATTGATCCCGATAGCATTGAGACTGAGGCAGCGGAATTGGAGTTTGTCTGGGACGGTGAGCTCCTGACTATGAATCATGTCCCATGAGTCCTGACATGTAGCAGTCTTGTTTGAAAATCAACGAGGGTGAGATATACATATTATGAAGTGCAAGCGGATTAACTCATCAGGATGGCAGGATTTACTTGCTAGGAACGGCTTATTACTCATCAAAcaccctccttccaaaagatccatctccattcaCAAGACCGGACCGCATGATTCCGactacttcttcatttgCTCTAGCCGACCCTTCTCAGAACCCTACTGTGCAGCCAGTAAAGTCTTCGAAGAAGAATCTTCACAAAGCTAAAACCAAATCGTCTGCCCCCACCCAATCTAATGAGACATCATATACACCTGATACTTATCAACCGCCATCTCTTGAATGGGAATATTTGACACCTTGGATGGTAAACATGCGTACTGGAACAGATGAGCTAGGGTGGAGATATAATGCATGGTTCAGGAAAAAAGGTTGGAGCAGCCATGCCGGAAATTTGGGCTGGTGGGGATgggtaagaagaagggaatgggtCAGGTTGAGGGCGAGGATGCCTCgtagaaaagaagagggtaaGCCATCAGAAAAGAGATCTCGAACACCAAACTCCAAGCTGGAGAATTTGCTGAGTGGGGATGTTTCAAACAACGTTTTGAGATTTCTGAAGGTAATGGGAGAGCTTGGCGTGGATCGGGAGAGACTTGAGCTCTGGAAGAGCTGGCTAGATGGTATTCAAAAAGGGGAGCCGATGTGGCAGAGATTGCAAGAACTAGttgctgatgaagaagctgtgaGTATGCTTCCTTATTACTTCATCTGGCTAATCCATTGCTTCATGCAGTCGACCTTACTCCATCGCCAATTCGTTTATCCGTCTTCTTACCAAAAATTCATGGATCTACTCTCTAAGTATTCTCTCACTACTTTGCCTGCTCACTCAGGTACGCTCTGAGTTTTTCCAAAGCTCTATATCTATGAGAGatcttgttcttttcttccccatccatctcagCATAcgtccttcctccactctcaAGAGGCTGGAAAATCGGGTCCCAGCCGAAGATCTTGGAGCCCCGAGCAGGGACGATGTTGCCTTCAGTGCGACCTTCAAAGAGAATAGGTTCTTCACCCGGCCCTGAAGAGTATGCGAATGTACAAAGAGCAGTTGCACGAGTGGTAGGGAATCCGTTGAGAAGAGTGTTAAGACCTATTCCCGATAGCCATTAGTAATGGGTTCGAGACATAGAGCATGCAACGTACCTTCATGACCGATATTAGTCAGGAAGTCTTTAATGTAGGGTCCAGGCAATCCATTGAGGGCTTCGAAGCACAGGGCTGTATCTTCAGTCACGCAAGCTGTTCCAAGCTATTCGGTCTGTTAGCCTTACAATAGTTTGCGGGAAATGAAAGAGATTTTCAGAACCTTTTCAGCGGCTGCCTTGCATTTGGCAATGGCTACTTCTTGAGTGGTGCCTTGAAGCTCCGGAACTGCTTCAGAAGTCAGATATCCATCACAAGCATATAAAACGTCAACATACCATCGACAGATTGAGAGGTCACCTCAATACCGCTGTCACCGGCAGCCAGGATGGCTTTGACTTCTCGAAGCTTATTGGCGTTACCTGTAACGAAGACTGAGAAAGTTTGAGCGTTTGCCTATGTGCCTTTTGTCGTATGAGAAGCATACCAAAAGAGGTCATATTCAAGGGACACAGGTAAAGAAAGATGTAGAGCGAAGACAACGATAACGATTAGCGTCGGAGAAAAGTTGATTACAGATATTTAGTCACCGAGCCTAGTTAGCTAAGAAAGGCGATTACACTGCAGCGCCTTTTATTATAGGTAGGATTTTGACTATTACGGGTTATTgtttccatttccttgaTTCTCCATACTTAATTTTAAGGCTTTCTGCTGTATATAATTAAATGGAACATGATTTTTTTCATGTTACCAGTATGAATATGTTCATCATACATATTATCTGTTTGAATCCGCTGACGATGCTTCCTTTTCACCGTCACGCCGCTGTTACGTCGCCATTAGCATAGAACAAGTACTCGTAGTGTTCCGTAATCTATATTACAATGTCTACGGCCATCGGAATGTGCAATACATCAAGTAATTCTCAGCAGTTTATCAgtgagagaagacgagaatTTAATACTGGACTTGTcttggaaaaaaaatattTTGTTGTTAATGATACATGGTCAACAACGCTGTGCGCCTCAATAGATGCAAATGCTACTACCCAATATCCCCCAGTCCTTCCAGGAACTTTTGGTAGTCATCGTCCAGATCCCGTTTCTCGCCAGACCCATTCTTGCTAAGTATGCCCGGTGCACCCTCGAGGACCCCCTTCAATTTGCCCAGCaatccctctccttccgccAACTTGGGTCGCTTGACctcatcaccatcttcatcaatctcaCCTGCTCCCGGTGCTGCATTCACTTTTATTCCACCTGCAGCACTTGAAGAACCGCCCGGACCTGCTTTACGTCGTTTGACGCCTCGTGGAACGAACACTGTCGTTTCCTTGCGTAAATCACGCAGAAcaggagcagcagagaTTTCTGCTGATGCTCCAGGTACTCCAGCAGATTGGGTCGCGGGAGCTTTCGCCTCGCCTGGTGCGGCGACAGATACGGATTTGGGGATGCAGAGACACTGGTACCGCTTGCCACAGAAGGTCGAATCGGCAGAGCATGTGCCATCTTGTGCGCCTGATATGGAATAGTTGGCTTATTGCTTAATGGGTCTTGCACAGGTACCGGTGGCCTATTATGAGCAGCATTAGGAGCGTAAGGCCGTGGTGGCATGGGGGGACGGAAGCTGGGGGGTGGACGAGGGGGTATAGCATAGGCAAAATGATGCGAAGGTTGGTACCCCGCCGGTAGCGGGAAAAAGCCTGAGCCATTGGGTGGGAAAGGCGGACCGCTAGGTAGAGGGGGTCCAGACAAAGTGGCAGCCTGCGGCTTTGGAGGGGGCGGTCCCTCGGGTAGGGGGATGTCGTCCGAATCATCAGAATCATCGCTAtcgccctcttcatcactgtCTGGTGGCGGACCTTCAGGCATTACTATTTCGTCATcgctttcatcttcatcgctctcatcttcatcggctGCTACAACCTTGATTTAGTATGTGGCTGGAAACTAGAAGCGATAGGTAAGACTTGAGACTTACTTCTTTCCCGGTAGGGCATTCCGGGCGGAGGTACACCGAACGGGTTATATATTGGATCATAGTAGACGCTCCTTTTTGGATCCCTTAGCCTCCCTCGATCGTCGTAAAGCTGCTGCCCCGATCCCGAAGCCTCGccttcgccctcttccttctgctgATCTGTCTTGCGCCGTATGTTGTATATGCGATCATGTTCCTCTGGATGCTCCGAGACGTATTTTTCCTTTAGCTTTGAAACATATTTCAACTCTGATTCCAGTTCTTggattttcttcttgttaTCTGGATTATCTGCGAAACGGTAAGAATTAGAATCACTACACAATAAGGGGCCATTTTACATACTCTCAGCCTTGAGAGAACGAATCTCGGCTTCGAGCTCTCTTGTATCCTTTTTTACAACCTGCGTCTCTCTTGCTTTTTGTCTTGCTTCTTTGTTCTGCTTCGTATCAGCTCCTAGTCATAATTACCGTGTCGACAGTATTCACCTTTTTGAGCTCTTTCGCCTTGAGCTGCTTGCCTGTAATCGATATGTGTTAGTCTTGGGCCGCTATTCGGATATCGCCACATACGATATGCCTCGGCTGGGTTGTGGCTCTTCTTAGCCATGGTTGTATGCTTCTACAGATAGTCGTGAAGGGAGACTGTTATAATGGTTTTGGCGAACGCACATGCATAACTAATATCATCGGCGGTCAAAACAAGTGCGGTAATCGAAGTGCCATGCAATTGTTGAGAAGCGCTTCCTTAATTGCACACCCACACAACGACGTCACCACATCATCGGCCACTTCACCTCACGTCGACCAAgcatctttccctctttccaccctcttctcagcCAGGCAGTACACCATGTCAGACTACGCGTTCCGAAAGATCGATATCGATGCCTTGGACGAGGATGTTCTCCTGCCTTCCGATCTCTATGATCCCGATCCAAGAGGACCTGACGGCGTGCTCGAAGATgcgaagagaaggagttcAGAGGTTAGGGGTTTAGTGAGTCGGTGAGTCGTTTTATCTTCACGGCTGGATGGTGGAAAGATTGGAGAGATAATTGAAATGGGGAATAAGGACGTTCTGACCCGAGAGCAGAGGCGATGTGACTGGTGCGCTCAATACAATCTTGACAGATCCTCCATATGGCGATGGTGTGGATGAAGCCAAGGTAAGTCAGCTGTGGTGAACTCTCGCAATACCCATGCTTACAACGCTTATTTAAATTAATTTCCTGAAGAACCTTACGACTTCATCGCTCCTActcatcctcaactctACACGCTCAGCTGATATCCCGAACTTGATCAAGAATCTTGACCAAGTGCAACAAGACCGATTGATGGCGTACCTCTACAAGGGAATGGCGGCGTTGGGTCAGGGCGGAGAAGTCAGCGGAAGTGTGCTCCTGACGTGGCATGAAAAGGTAAGATTCAGACTTGTGGTGGTTATGGCTGCTTCTTTTATAAATTGGTACTGTTTGCTAACACCTAGCAATTTGTTATGATTTACAGCTCACCGAGGCCGCGGGCGTTGGGTGTATTGTGCGAGTTATGACCGATCGGAAGACATTGTAAAATGGGGACATTGAAACAGACGCAGATGTAAACGGTCAGTGTAATAAGGGCTTTGTAGATACCATAAATATGGTCAACAAATAGTTTACGTGCCATGATTCTTAAGACTTGAAAGGTCAAGACGACCATAATATGATTTGATCCATATCACGGCGCCAATGTCTATCACAAGAGCCCGctcccttcatcctcaatcaCCATCCATTTTTGCTCATTCCCAATGCCTTACTTCCTTCCGTATCGCGCCTTCTTGCCAAGGTCGAAAGGCACATACTTGTACTTGATCATGTGTCTATATTTCATGTCAGCATCCACAGCCAAACAACTCTCAATCGAAATTGTCAAACGCACTGAATCTGCCTGCGCATAGTCAATCCAAACAAGGTGAAAAAGTAAACGAGCAGAATAGGCCAGTACACGGGGACATCAGTGGCACGAGTAATGGTACAAAGTAGAGCAATAGCATTAGCCTTGGTGGCAGAGTACCAGAATTTGAACTCTGCTCTACATCAGCGGCTTGTTTCTCATGCCATAATAAGCTGATACGGACCTGGAAGACGCCTGATAAAAGGCCTAaactcttcatcgtcctccCCACTCGAGAAGCCGTTCAATAATCCTTTTAGTCCGCCCTGAGTCTTGGCGGGGCCGGCGCCTGGCAAGCCAGGAGCAccctcttcaacatcatccGCTGCCAAGTCTTCAGCCAGTGACGGGTCGAATCGAGGCTGGAGGAACGCGAGGAATAGGTTGAGGATGTAGATGGCAAGAGCATAGCATACAATGTACCACTAACAGGTCCTTTATATCAGCACTCACGTGTCCCGTGTTGTGAAATAAGCGGCTCTATGAGGACTGTTACTTACACCTTGACGAAGGATGACATTGAGGGCAAACAGCAAGAACAATCCAAGGGTGACCAACCATCTTTCAAGCACATGAGGTGTTGATCTGTCCAACAATCCTTGCCACTTCCTGGCCCATACGTTGGTGTTCTCCCTGACAAGCTGGGCGACGTTCCTTTCCTCTGGAAGACCTCCCCGCACGCCTGCGCCTGGAGCCATGTTGGGAACGGGAGTGGATGACATGGAATGGGGCGTCATGCCTGCGAGACCTGATTTGGGTGGGAAGCCAGAACCGGGACCTGTTGAGGGTGCTGACTGCGTCGGAGGATAGGGATTGACCGCTGGGTATGTCTGTGGCTATTCTATCAGCGGAGAGCTGGCGGGGAGATTGCTTACATTCATCTttggcgaggaggagggcgaggcggaaagagatggagagaagagataatGCGAATCATTTCTCGCGTAGTGCATCGTCGTGGGGTAATTAAACGAGGAGGGCAGTAATTACGGTGTTTCCGTGAAAAGCCCCTGTTAATTAACTTAATTTTATCAGCGGACATGGCCGCTTGCAAGGGGTGGAGGGTTGTTGGGCCATTATTATTATGGGCATCATAAACAAACACTCTACAGCAACCTCCAGCATGAATACCCACCTCGCAGCCCGTCTCCAACAGCTCGCATCCTCGTACCCGCCACACACAGCTCTCTTCTACGCCCGCATATGGCATACCCTGGCTCCAGCCACAGACAACAACCATGACTCCCTCCACGCTCTTGCACTCGCTTTCCTCCAGGTAGCAGAGCCATATTCCGCCATACACCTCGTCAGAGACCACACTGGCCTCGACAACCTCGACTTGGACCTTGAAATAAGGTTCGAAAGGACAGACAAGGTGTGTGGTGGGTGTGCCATGATCGTTGCCCGCTGCTGTGAGAAACTAGGCAGATACTCGGAGGGACAAGCCGTTTTGGCCAGGGCGTTGAAACGAGGTGCCAATATCAGTAGGGTCTGGTTGCAACATTGGTGAAAATTGGACTCTGACCCTTGACAGATTTAGCATTGCCTGCACCCTCGTCAAATCCTGCAACGGCATATCTCCTGCTGGCCAACCTCTCGCACAAGGGTAAATCTCCAGAAACAGCCATTGAAAATTACAGGAAAGCACTTGATGAAGATCCTTGGATGTGGGAAGCCTTTACTAGCCTCTGTGACGTTGGTACGCTGGGTTTTACTGTTGtgtctccttttcagccaACCCAGTAACTAACAAAATACTCGCAAGGTGCCCCACCCCCTATCGAGTCCCTCTTTCCCCCTGGTGCGGGCCGTTCTCTTTCTAGACACGCCTCGCGTTCGTCAAGACCCCCTTTATCGCCAAACGTTCATCGCCAGAAGTCCCCTATAGAGCCAGCACCTGGCGTACTGAGGCTCCACCAAGCGCAAGCTGGTGTTGGCAATAGTGGCGGATTGTTTACACCTGATGttgaaggaatgggagggaaaACGGGTCTTGGAATGATGGGCAATACTTCGTCTTGGGAGTAAGTGCATTGACCACCAGTCGTACAGCAAAGTACTGAATAGTCATGGTgaagctcttcatccataaTGGGCGACGCCACTTTTGCGCTCCCTGAACAACAGACCAAGAGACCATTTCCGTCGTTCATGTCAACTGCCACCAGTTTTCTTCCGTCATCTCTTCGGGGTGGCACATCGACCCCAGCAGGGAGTGattcttctcccaaacTGCCCACTATGAAACGTCCCCGAGGCAAAGATCCTGTCAAAAGGCCGGGGCCGGTCGAAACGCCTCAGTCACAGATGAGCAGTGAACTGCCCCCTGCCAGAGAATTGAGGCCAAACGGTGCAAAATACGAAGACTCGGATGCTCCTCGGCGTAGCTCGCGGCTCAAAACAACAACCTCTAAACCTTCATCTAAAGACCCCCGGCATCCGCGCGTCACGCGCTCTCGATCAGTCActtcctccaactccaatAACGAggctccttctcctccctcgtTGACATCGCCAGATGCGATTCTACAAAAGGAAGCGGATGAGTATCTCAAG includes the following:
- a CDS encoding anaphase-promoting complex subunit 3 → MNTHLAARLQQLASSYPPHTALFYARIWHTLAPATDNNHDSLHALALAFLQVAEPYSAIHLVRDHTGLDNLDLDLEIRFERTDKVCGGCAMIVARCCEKLGRYSEGQAVLARALKRGANINLALPAPSSNPATAYLLLANLSHKGKSPETAIENYRKALDEDPWMWEAFTSLCDVGAPPPIESLFPPGAGRSLSRHASRSSRPPLSPNVHRQKSPIEPAPGVLRLHQAQAGVGNSGGLFTPDVEGMGGKTGLGMMGNTSSWDSSSIMGDATFALPEQQTKRPFPSFMSTATSFLPSSLRGGTSTPAGSDSSPKLPTMKRPRGKDPVKRPGPVETPQSQMSSELPPARELRPNGAKYEDSDAPRRSSRLKTTTSKPSSKDPRHPRVTRSRSVTSSNSNNEAPSPPSLTSPDAILQKEADEYLKDIVKKCARVYKSLSQYQCQQAVKEVDVLPGELKTSPWAMEILGRAFYEIANYAMARRAFTFLQQQEPYRMQSMEQFSTLLWHLTDLPALSYLSQSLISVSRTSPQAWIAVGNCFSLQKDHDEAMRCFRRATQLDEGCAYAWTLCGYEAVEMEEYERAMAFYRTAIRTDARHYNAWYGMGLVYLKTDRPRYAEHHFRRAVEINPTNPVLLCCVGMALEKSDDVVQALHFYERASKYAPTSAMVQFKRIRALVALQRYDEAISALEPLTHSAPDEANVFFLLGKCLFKKERRQEATVAFTNARELEPKLESAINAVLVANGEEGEESE
- a CDS encoding inosine triphosphate pyrophosphatase, with protein sequence MTSFVFVTGNANKLREVKAILAAGDSGIEVTSQSVDVPELQGTTQEVAIAKCKAAAEKLGTACVTEDTALCFEALNGLPGPYIKDFLTNIGHEGLNTLLNGFPTTRATALCTFAYSSGPGEEPILFEGRTEGNIVPARGSKIFGWDPIFQPLESGGRTYAEMDGEEKNKISHRYRALEKLRAYLSEQAK
- a CDS encoding arp2/3 complex 16 kDa subunit, whose product is MQLLRSASLIAHPHNDVTTSSATSPHVDQASFPLSTLFSARQYTMSDYAFRKIDIDALDEDVLLPSDLYDPDPRGPDGVLEDAKRRSSEVRGLVSRGDVTGALNTILTDPPYGDGVDEAKNLTTSSLLLILNSTRSADIPNLIKNLDQVQQDRLMAYLYKGMAALGQGGEVSGSVLLTWHEKLTEAAGVGCIVRVMTDRKTL